The following are encoded in a window of Sminthopsis crassicaudata isolate SCR6 chromosome 3, ASM4859323v1, whole genome shotgun sequence genomic DNA:
- the BBS5 gene encoding BBSome complex member BBS5 has translation MSVLDGLWEDRDIRFDVPSQQMKTRPGEVLIDCLDSIEDTKGNNGDRGRLLVTNLRIIWHSLALSRINLSVGYNCVLSITTRTANSKLRGQTEALYILTKCNNTRFEFIFTNVVPGNPRLFTSVIAVHRAYETSKMYRELKLRSALIQNKQLRLLPQEQVYDKINGVWNLSSDQGNLGTFFITNVRIVWHANMNDSFNVSIPYLQIRSIKIRDSKFGLALVIESFQQSGGYVLGFKIDPVEKLQESVKEINSLHRVYSASPVFGVDYEMEEKPQPLEDLTVEQIQDDVEIESDEHTDAFVAYFADGNKQQDREPVFSEELGLAIEKLKDGFTLQGLWEVMS, from the exons ATGTCGGTTCTGGACGGGCTTTGGGAGGATCGAGATATCCGGTTCGATGTGCCCTCTCA acaAATGAAAACAAGACCTGGAGAAGTCCTTATTGATTGCTTAGATTCAATAGAAGACACCAAAGGAAACAATGGGGATAGAG gtAGATTGTTAGTGACAAATTTGAGAATCATATGGCATTCTTTGGCATTATCCAGAATCAATCTTT ctgTTGGCTATAACTGCGTACTCAGTATTACAACAAGAACTGCTAACTCT AAGTTACGGGGCCAGACTGAAGCTCTTTATATACTAACAAAATGTAATAATACTCGTTTTGAGTTTATATTTACAAATGTGGTTCCTGGGAATCCTAGACTTTTTACCTCTGTCATTGCAGTACACAG agcTTATGAAACTTCTAAAATGTACCGTGAACTTAAACTGAGGAGTGCATTAATTCAAAACAAACAGCTAAGATTATTACCACAGGAACAAGTATATGATAAAATCAATGGTGTTTGGAATTTATCCAGTGATCAG ggAAATTTGGGGACCTTTTTCATTACTAATGTGAGAATTGTTTGGCATGCAAATATGAATGACAGTTTCAATGTTAGCATACCATATCTGCAAATT CGATCTATAAAGATCAGAGATTCAAAGTTTGGTTTAGCACTTGTTATAGAGAGCTTTCAACAG AGTGGAGGATATGTACTTGGTTTCAAAATAGACCCTGTGGAAAAACTACAGGAATcagtaaaggaaataaattcacTTCACAGAGTCTATTCTGCCAGTCCTGTATTTGGAGTGGATTATGAGATGGAAGAAAAG CCTCAACCTCTTGAAGATCTGACAGTTGAACAAATTCAAGATGATGTGGAAATAGAGTCTGATGAACACACTGATGCTTTTGTG GCTTATTTTGCTGATGGTAATAAG CAACAAGATCGTGAACCTGTATTTTCAGAAGAACTGGGGCTTGCAATAGAAAAATTGAAGGATGGATTCACCCTGCAGGGACTTTGGGAAGTAATGAGTTGA